The Parafrankia discariae genome window below encodes:
- a CDS encoding acyl-CoA dehydrogenase family protein, with product MMSTVLLGDEERALRDSVRSFLDKVVAPEVGEHERARTFPWELLPQLYDFGYVRGGVPEALGGDELPMMMQAILMEEAGRCWGSLRTTVNVQGMVARTLAAAADEDQRARFLQPLLAGSRFGWFGLTEPGAGSDAGALRTIARASGDGYLVNGSKLYITNALGCDFGILFARVVDHDGTDHGVTALLVDAAESEFGVHDIPHMPLRSTTSCELSFQDTYVPAANVLGTLGGGLSLGMKAVNAGRLNMAMGAVGLSQACLEASIAFCRQREQFGKPIAAFQLIQQMVVEIATLTETSRLLGYNAARAIDAGEPGRYECSMAKYYCGESAGRAATLALQVHGGAGLMEESPVERYFRDAREATIPEGTSQIQILHLGKALLGHSALR from the coding sequence ATGATGTCGACGGTTCTCCTCGGTGACGAGGAACGCGCCTTGCGCGACTCGGTCCGGTCGTTCCTCGACAAGGTGGTCGCGCCGGAGGTCGGGGAGCACGAGCGGGCGCGCACCTTCCCGTGGGAGCTACTGCCGCAGCTCTACGACTTCGGCTACGTCCGCGGCGGGGTGCCCGAGGCGCTCGGCGGCGACGAGCTGCCGATGATGATGCAGGCGATCCTCATGGAGGAGGCCGGCCGCTGCTGGGGCTCCCTGCGCACGACGGTGAACGTCCAGGGCATGGTCGCCCGGACGCTGGCCGCCGCGGCCGACGAGGACCAGCGGGCGCGGTTCCTGCAGCCGCTGCTGGCCGGGAGCCGCTTCGGCTGGTTCGGGCTCACCGAGCCCGGCGCCGGCTCCGACGCCGGGGCGCTGCGCACGATCGCGCGCGCCAGCGGCGACGGCTACCTGGTGAACGGCAGCAAGCTCTACATCACCAACGCGCTGGGCTGCGACTTCGGCATCCTGTTCGCCCGGGTGGTCGATCACGACGGGACCGATCACGGGGTGACGGCGCTGCTGGTCGACGCCGCCGAGTCCGAGTTCGGCGTGCACGACATCCCGCACATGCCGCTTCGCTCGACGACCAGCTGCGAGCTGTCCTTCCAGGACACCTATGTTCCCGCGGCCAACGTGCTCGGCACGCTGGGCGGCGGGCTGTCGCTGGGCATGAAGGCGGTGAACGCGGGGCGGCTGAACATGGCGATGGGCGCGGTCGGCCTGTCCCAGGCCTGCCTCGAGGCGTCGATCGCGTTCTGCCGGCAGCGGGAGCAGTTCGGCAAGCCGATCGCCGCCTTCCAGCTCATCCAGCAGATGGTGGTGGAGATCGCCACGCTCACCGAGACCTCACGGCTGCTGGGGTACAACGCCGCGCGGGCCATCGACGCCGGCGAGCCGGGTCGCTACGAGTGCTCGATGGCGAAGTACTACTGCGGGGAGTCGGCGGGCCGGGCGGCCACGCTGGCCCTGCAGGTGCACGGCGGCGCCGGGCTGATGGAGGAGTCGCCGGTGGAGCGCTACTTCCGCGACGCGCGCGAGGCGACGATCCCGGAGGGCACCAGCCAGATCCAGATCCTGCACCTGGGCAAGGCGCTGCTCGGTCACTCAGCCCTGCGGTGA
- a CDS encoding LLM class F420-dependent oxidoreductase, which yields MRVGMPLKYSGGFTETVADLRDFEAAGLDLVMLPEAYSFDSVSQLGYLAARTSTVLLATSILNVYSRTPALLAMTAAGLDYVSDGRFVLGLGASGPQVVEGFHGVRYDAPLGRTREVVEICRAVWRREPLRYEGRHYHLPLDAAHGGSGLGKPLKLINHPVRSAVPIVLAALGPRNVELAAEIGDGWEPIFYFPEAAPAAFGAALAAGRARRPSTLGPLDIVVPTQLLISEDAVEIETAVQAVREHLALYVGGMGARGRNFYNELAGRYGFAAAAAEVQDHYLAGRKAQAAAAVPERLVRGVSLIGPPGYVRERVAAFAESGVTTLNGLPLAGTHRGRLADVERLKEYASASLPGTYRDRYNELTN from the coding sequence GTGAGGGTCGGGATGCCGCTGAAGTACTCCGGCGGCTTCACCGAGACCGTCGCGGACCTGCGCGACTTCGAGGCGGCCGGGCTCGACCTGGTCATGCTCCCGGAGGCCTACAGCTTCGACTCGGTGAGCCAGCTGGGCTACCTGGCGGCCAGGACCTCGACGGTGCTGCTGGCCACCAGCATCCTGAACGTCTACTCGCGCACCCCGGCCCTGCTGGCCATGACGGCGGCCGGGCTGGACTACGTCTCCGACGGCCGCTTCGTGCTCGGCCTGGGCGCGTCGGGGCCACAGGTGGTCGAGGGGTTCCACGGCGTGCGCTACGACGCCCCGCTCGGGCGCACCCGCGAGGTCGTCGAGATCTGCCGGGCGGTCTGGCGGCGCGAGCCGCTGCGCTACGAGGGCCGGCATTACCACCTGCCGCTGGACGCCGCGCACGGCGGCAGCGGTCTGGGGAAGCCGCTGAAGCTGATCAACCACCCGGTTCGGTCCGCGGTGCCGATCGTGCTCGCCGCGCTGGGACCGAGGAACGTCGAGCTGGCCGCCGAGATCGGCGACGGCTGGGAGCCGATCTTCTACTTCCCCGAGGCCGCGCCGGCCGCCTTCGGTGCGGCGCTGGCGGCCGGTCGGGCTCGGCGGCCGAGCACATTGGGGCCGCTCGACATCGTGGTGCCCACCCAGCTGCTGATCAGCGAGGACGCCGTGGAGATCGAGACCGCCGTCCAGGCCGTGCGCGAGCACCTCGCGCTCTACGTCGGCGGCATGGGTGCCCGGGGCCGGAACTTCTACAACGAGCTCGCCGGCCGCTACGGGTTCGCGGCGGCGGCCGCCGAGGTGCAGGACCACTACCTCGCCGGGCGCAAGGCGCAGGCCGCTGCCGCGGTGCCGGAGCGGCTGGTGCGTGGCGTCTCGCTGATCGGGCCGCCCGGGTACGTGCGGGAGCGGGTGGCTGCGTTCGCCGAGAGCGGGGTGACCACGCTGAACGGGCTGCCGCTGGCCGGAACCCACCGCGGGCGGCTCGCCGACGTCGAGCGGCTCAAGGAGTACGCGTCGGCGTCGCTTCCCGGAACTTATCGTGATAGGTATAATGAGCTAACTAATTAA